Proteins co-encoded in one Kribbella solani genomic window:
- a CDS encoding CHAD domain-containing protein, with protein MVERGEDDALHQVRVSCRRLRSDLKLFRKFPAGDWATELRADLAELAQACGEARDLEVIAELVRETATSEDNPEHVDTILTALTFQLERAAARSAEVVLGESTRDLLTTLEAIAAAPDLKPTASQPCSDVLPRLLHTATAKFTEAAGKLKPWTPDDDWHEVRLLAKRVRYAADTSAAVLGAEAKTTAAHAATYQELLGQHQDHCAAADALTAMAADAAAQDDPELSFTLGRLTERHRAARKPLREQFLSLYHRP; from the coding sequence ATGGTGGAGCGTGGGGAGGATGACGCGCTTCACCAGGTGCGGGTTTCGTGCCGGCGGTTGCGGAGTGATCTGAAGTTGTTCCGGAAGTTTCCGGCGGGGGACTGGGCGACGGAGCTTCGGGCTGATCTGGCTGAGCTGGCGCAGGCGTGTGGTGAGGCGCGGGATCTGGAAGTCATCGCCGAGCTGGTCCGCGAAACCGCCACCAGCGAGGACAACCCGGAACACGTGGACACGATCCTGACCGCGCTGACCTTCCAGCTGGAACGGGCGGCCGCGCGGTCGGCCGAGGTGGTACTGGGCGAGTCGACGCGAGACCTGCTCACCACACTCGAGGCGATCGCCGCAGCGCCGGACCTGAAGCCCACCGCGAGTCAACCGTGCAGTGACGTACTACCGCGGCTGCTGCACACCGCCACCGCGAAGTTCACCGAAGCGGCCGGCAAGCTGAAGCCGTGGACGCCCGACGACGACTGGCACGAGGTGCGGCTGTTGGCAAAGCGCGTCCGGTACGCGGCAGACACCAGCGCCGCTGTGCTCGGTGCAGAAGCGAAAACAACGGCAGCACACGCAGCCACGTACCAAGAGCTGCTCGGTCAGCACCAGGACCACTGCGCCGCGGCGGATGCCCTGACTGCCATGGCGGCCGACGCTGCCGCACAGGACGACCCAGAACTGTCCTTCACGCTTGGCCGGCTCACCGAACGCCACCGCGCGGCCCGCAAACCGCTACGGGAACAGTTCCTGAGCCTGTACCACCGCCCCTGA
- a CDS encoding DUF1015 family protein has product MPDAVLKLDPLRAWRFVAGKVSGLGAVTSPPYDVLEPAIVRRLTDSDLHNMVRLILPRDPDLGPSRYDEPARRLVGWQRDGIVVQDEQPALYVYEQRLRGAVLCGLVGSLRLDPARRVVLPHEDVMPHWVDDRLRLMEATDADLEPILLAYADGGVASDAVDAARAGEPWLEAETYNGAEHRIWRIDDPVTLAEIETELAKHEAVIADGHHRYAAYLERQLRAPYRPSADVGLAMLVDYVRHPLTLDPIHRVVPGLELATVQARTPPGWQLQPGRVEGDPNRISVTDGSSWLTLHSASDAPAVTLLHEVLLSSWGAVEQDITFHHTLDDALALAGPQRAAVELTAPEMDQVLRSAAQGVVLPQKATSFGPKPRVGLLFRTL; this is encoded by the coding sequence ATGCCGGATGCGGTCCTCAAACTCGACCCACTGCGTGCCTGGCGGTTCGTCGCCGGGAAGGTGAGCGGGCTAGGCGCGGTCACGTCGCCGCCGTACGACGTGCTGGAACCCGCCATCGTCCGGCGGCTGACTGACTCTGATCTGCACAACATGGTGAGGCTCATCCTTCCACGCGATCCGGACCTCGGACCGTCCCGGTACGACGAACCGGCTCGCCGGTTGGTTGGCTGGCAGCGCGACGGCATCGTGGTCCAGGACGAACAGCCCGCGCTCTACGTGTACGAGCAGCGGCTACGCGGCGCCGTACTCTGCGGACTGGTCGGATCGCTACGCCTGGACCCGGCCCGTCGAGTGGTACTTCCGCACGAGGACGTGATGCCGCACTGGGTCGACGACCGGCTACGGCTGATGGAGGCGACGGACGCCGACCTGGAGCCGATCCTGCTCGCGTACGCCGATGGTGGCGTGGCAAGCGATGCTGTGGACGCGGCGCGCGCTGGTGAGCCCTGGCTGGAGGCGGAGACGTACAACGGTGCCGAGCATCGCATCTGGCGGATCGACGACCCGGTGACACTGGCAGAGATCGAGACCGAGCTGGCGAAGCACGAGGCAGTCATCGCGGACGGCCACCACCGGTACGCGGCCTACCTGGAACGACAGCTGCGTGCTCCGTACCGGCCGAGTGCCGATGTCGGTCTGGCGATGCTGGTGGACTACGTACGTCATCCGCTCACGCTGGACCCGATCCACCGGGTAGTACCTGGTCTGGAGCTCGCGACGGTTCAGGCGCGTACGCCACCTGGTTGGCAGCTGCAGCCTGGTCGGGTAGAAGGCGATCCGAACCGCATCTCGGTGACAGACGGCAGCAGCTGGCTGACGCTCCACTCCGCATCTGATGCGCCCGCGGTCACACTGCTCCACGAGGTGCTCCTGTCGAGCTGGGGCGCCGTAGAGCAGGACATCACCTTTCACCACACGCTGGACGACGCACTGGCGCTGGCTGGCCCTCAGCGGGCCGCTGTGGAGCTCACAGCACCAGAGATGGACCAGGTACTACGGTCGGCCGCGCAGGGCGTAGTACTGCCACAGAAGGCCACGTCGTTCGGACCGAAGCCGCGGGTAGGGCTGCTGTTCCGGACGCTGTGA
- a CDS encoding HAD-IIA family hydrolase: protein MTTERTSPEPLSACDEPLASRYDVALLDLDGVVYVGPDPVPDAPENLRKAAKEGMRIGYITNNASRPAAVVAEHLASFGLDVVSEDVVTSAQAAAKLVAKEFPKGSPVLVVGGEGLVAALEEYGLTPVRSSDAEPVAVVQGFHPDVNWVMLADGAHAIHAGAKWFATNLDLTIPTAAGKAPGNGTLVQAVRAAVDVDPVVAGKPEPPLLETSIERLEAKRPLMIGDRLDSDIQGANAVGIASLWVATGVHDAYDLARAPKNQRPTYVGAGLGALAEKQPGVTVQGGKHTCAGWTAEVVNNAVTVQGEGEPYDGLRAVLSAVWAAVDAPAEPAKPAKTAGRGRRPRPKPAPTADSIALDAALHRIGLDT, encoded by the coding sequence ATGACCACGGAACGTACCTCGCCCGAACCGCTCTCGGCGTGTGACGAACCGCTGGCGAGCCGGTACGACGTCGCGCTGCTGGACCTGGACGGCGTCGTGTACGTCGGCCCGGACCCGGTGCCGGACGCGCCCGAGAACCTGCGGAAAGCTGCCAAGGAAGGCATGCGGATCGGGTACATCACGAACAACGCGAGCCGGCCGGCCGCGGTCGTTGCCGAGCACCTCGCGTCGTTCGGCCTCGATGTGGTGTCCGAGGACGTGGTGACGTCGGCGCAGGCGGCCGCGAAGCTGGTCGCCAAGGAGTTCCCGAAGGGTTCGCCGGTGCTCGTGGTCGGCGGTGAAGGGCTGGTCGCCGCGCTGGAGGAGTACGGGCTGACGCCGGTGCGGAGCAGCGACGCGGAGCCGGTGGCCGTCGTCCAGGGATTCCACCCGGATGTGAACTGGGTGATGCTCGCGGACGGCGCGCACGCGATCCACGCGGGCGCGAAGTGGTTCGCGACCAACCTGGACCTGACCATCCCGACCGCGGCCGGCAAGGCGCCGGGGAACGGCACGCTGGTGCAGGCCGTTCGCGCCGCCGTCGACGTGGACCCGGTGGTCGCCGGGAAGCCGGAGCCGCCGCTGCTGGAGACGAGCATCGAACGGCTGGAAGCCAAGCGCCCGTTGATGATCGGCGACCGGCTCGACTCCGACATCCAGGGTGCGAACGCGGTCGGGATCGCGAGTCTGTGGGTGGCGACCGGCGTGCACGACGCGTACGACCTGGCGCGGGCGCCGAAGAACCAGCGGCCGACGTACGTGGGGGCGGGGCTCGGCGCGCTGGCCGAGAAGCAGCCCGGCGTGACCGTGCAGGGCGGGAAACACACGTGCGCCGGGTGGACCGCCGAAGTGGTGAACAACGCGGTGACGGTGCAGGGCGAGGGCGAGCCGTACGACGGGTTGCGCGCCGTACTGTCCGCGGTCTGGGCGGCCGTCGACGCGCCGGCGGAACCGGCCAAGCCCGCGAAAACAGCCGGCCGGGGCCGTCGCCCACGCCCGAAACCCGCGCCGACCGCCGACTCGATCGCCCTCGACGCCGCCCTGCACCGCATCGGCCTCGACACCTGA
- a CDS encoding phasin family protein — protein sequence MVMDALRGYVQLANGLTEVTKQKAQTAAKALLQQTGADTLTNRVTDLADEIVATSKSNRQLLQAIVSNEVEGAVARLGFVRAEEVAALTRRVKALETELAEVQVPVPAAPVKKAPAKKAAVKKAPAKKAAAKKVAAKKTAKRV from the coding sequence ATGGTGATGGACGCACTGCGCGGCTACGTACAACTGGCGAACGGGTTGACCGAGGTCACCAAGCAGAAGGCCCAGACGGCCGCGAAAGCGTTGCTGCAGCAGACTGGGGCGGACACGCTGACCAACCGGGTGACCGACCTGGCCGACGAGATCGTTGCCACCAGCAAGAGCAACCGTCAGCTGCTGCAGGCGATCGTGTCGAACGAGGTCGAGGGCGCGGTCGCGCGGCTCGGGTTCGTCCGGGCCGAGGAGGTCGCGGCGCTGACCCGGCGGGTGAAGGCGCTGGAGACCGAGCTGGCGGAGGTGCAGGTACCCGTGCCGGCCGCGCCGGTGAAGAAGGCGCCGGCGAAGAAAGCCGCGGTGAAGAAGGCGCCGGCGAAGAAGGCGGCCGCGAAGAAGGTTGCGGCCAAGAAGACGGCGAAGAGGGTCTGA
- a CDS encoding TlyA family RNA methyltransferase: MVAKGVKRSRLDAELVRRGLARSRDHASELIAAGKVKVSGTVAGKPATGVGADAPIVVDTSEHEDPGYASRGAHKLIGALEAFPGVQVQGRRTLDAGASTGGFTDVLLRNDAAHVIAVDVGYGQLVWALQTDERVTVMDRTNVRTLTLDDIGAEPVDLVVSDLSFISLKLVLPALIGVVKPDGDLMLMVKPQFEVGKERLGKGGVVREPELRADAVRGVAAKATELGWGIAGVAASPLPGPSGNVEYFLWIRREAPALDETMLQTAIETGPQ; encoded by the coding sequence CTGGTGGCCAAGGGAGTCAAGCGATCGCGGCTCGACGCCGAGCTGGTACGGCGTGGACTGGCGCGTTCGCGTGACCATGCGAGCGAGCTGATCGCGGCCGGCAAGGTGAAGGTGTCGGGGACGGTGGCGGGGAAGCCCGCGACCGGTGTCGGCGCGGACGCGCCGATCGTCGTGGACACGTCCGAGCACGAGGACCCGGGGTACGCGAGCCGTGGCGCGCACAAGCTGATCGGTGCGCTCGAGGCGTTCCCGGGCGTCCAGGTGCAGGGCCGCCGTACGCTCGACGCCGGCGCGTCGACCGGCGGTTTCACGGACGTGCTGCTCCGCAACGACGCCGCGCACGTGATCGCGGTCGACGTCGGGTACGGGCAACTGGTCTGGGCGTTGCAGACCGACGAGCGCGTGACGGTGATGGACCGCACCAACGTACGTACGCTCACCCTGGACGACATCGGCGCCGAACCGGTCGATCTCGTCGTCAGCGATCTGAGTTTCATCAGCCTCAAACTCGTCCTGCCGGCGCTGATCGGCGTGGTGAAACCGGACGGCGACCTGATGCTGATGGTGAAGCCACAGTTCGAGGTCGGCAAGGAGCGGCTCGGTAAGGGCGGGGTCGTACGGGAGCCGGAGTTGCGGGCGGACGCGGTTCGCGGCGTGGCCGCCAAGGCGACCGAGCTGGGCTGGGGAATCGCCGGGGTCGCGGCCAGCCCGCTGCCCGGTCCGTCCGGAAATGTCGAATACTTCCTGTGGATACGCCGGGAAGCGCCCGCTCTCGATGAGACGATGCTGCAGACTGCGATCGAGACCGGACCGCAATGA
- a CDS encoding NAD kinase, with product MVEHEPRRVLLVTHTGREQAVEVARDAHRLLTGAGMQVRLLGGEAEELRLDPVEIVDDPEKAANDVELIMVLGGDGSILRGAELARPHGTPVLGVNLGHVGFLAEAEVDDLERIVQVVVDRSYTVEERMTLAVEVRLNGEPIFETWALNEASVEKAAREKMLEVLVEVDDRPLSRWGCDGVVVATPTGSTAYAFSAGGPIVWPEVEAILLVPLSAHALFSRPIVVAPTSRLSIELVPSWHGRGVLWCDGRRMVEVPPGAEIEVCRGATPVRLARAHEKPFTDRLVAKFDLPVLGWRGAAERKRNGNGNGN from the coding sequence GTGGTTGAGCACGAGCCGCGGCGCGTGCTGCTGGTCACGCACACCGGCCGGGAGCAGGCCGTCGAGGTGGCGCGGGACGCGCACCGGCTGCTCACCGGCGCCGGGATGCAGGTCCGGCTGCTCGGCGGGGAGGCCGAGGAGCTCCGCCTGGACCCGGTCGAGATCGTCGACGACCCGGAGAAGGCGGCGAACGACGTCGAGCTGATCATGGTGCTCGGCGGCGACGGTTCGATCCTGCGCGGCGCTGAGCTGGCCCGTCCGCACGGGACACCGGTGCTCGGGGTGAACCTCGGTCATGTCGGGTTCCTGGCCGAGGCCGAGGTGGACGACCTGGAGCGGATCGTCCAGGTGGTGGTGGACCGCAGTTACACGGTCGAGGAGCGGATGACGCTGGCCGTCGAGGTACGGCTGAACGGCGAGCCGATCTTCGAGACCTGGGCGCTGAACGAGGCGAGTGTCGAGAAGGCGGCCCGGGAGAAGATGCTCGAGGTGCTGGTCGAGGTGGACGACCGGCCGCTGTCCCGCTGGGGTTGCGACGGGGTGGTGGTCGCGACGCCGACCGGAAGCACCGCGTACGCGTTCTCCGCCGGTGGGCCGATCGTCTGGCCGGAGGTCGAGGCGATCTTGCTGGTGCCGCTGAGCGCGCACGCGTTGTTCTCGCGGCCGATCGTGGTGGCGCCGACGTCGCGGCTGTCGATCGAGCTGGTGCCGTCCTGGCACGGCCGCGGCGTGCTCTGGTGCGACGGCCGGCGGATGGTCGAGGTGCCGCCCGGTGCCGAGATCGAGGTCTGCCGGGGCGCGACGCCGGTCCGGCTGGCCCGGGCGCACGAGAAGCCGTTCACGGATCGCCTGGTGGCGAAGTTCGACCTTCCCGTCCTCGGCTGGCGCGGCGCCGCCGAGCGCAAACGCAACGGCAACGGAAACGGAAACTGA
- the recN gene encoding DNA repair protein RecN: MLSEIRITGLGVIEDATLDLDPGFTAVTGETGAGKTMVVTGVNMLLGGRADSGLVRHGTRRARVEGRASAVPRSIVQQAEDRGGELDDDELLIARELSSEGRSRAFLGGASVPVSVLGEVSGDLVAIHGQADQWRLLQPARQRETLDTFAGKAVLVPLQEYAAAYKRHRAVEAELTELTTRERERLAEADLLRFGLDEVAKAEPLSGEDTELASEEARLAYADGLRTAATNAAAALASEDLDATRPGDVLGLLALAKQVLDGEREHDPKIAELADRAGELGYLAADLAGELSAYATDVDTDPARLAVVSERRALLNTLIRKYGDTQGTVDEVLEWAKRSAARLAELDGSDERVELLTAELAELDATLTELGRKMRDARIEAAERLGVAVSAELTGLAMPHATLSVDVHETAAGPFGIDEVEFCFAANPGSPARPLQKAASGGELSRVMLALEVILSDTHPVPTLVFDEIDAGIGGRAAVEVGKRLAKLAQKAQVIVVTHLPQVAAFADRHAVVLKSDDGSVTTSGLVALDDDARLKELSRMMAGLENSDAAQAHAEELLALAAERHKPKRKSRSKG; this comes from the coding sequence ATGCTCTCGGAGATCCGCATCACCGGGCTGGGCGTGATCGAGGACGCGACGCTGGACCTCGACCCGGGCTTCACCGCCGTCACCGGTGAGACCGGCGCCGGTAAGACGATGGTCGTGACGGGCGTGAACATGCTGCTCGGTGGCCGGGCGGACAGTGGTCTGGTGCGGCACGGGACGCGGCGGGCGCGGGTCGAAGGACGGGCCAGCGCCGTGCCGCGATCGATCGTGCAGCAGGCCGAGGACCGGGGCGGTGAGCTGGACGACGACGAGCTGCTGATCGCGCGCGAGCTGTCGTCGGAGGGCCGGTCGCGGGCGTTCCTGGGCGGCGCGTCGGTGCCGGTGTCGGTGCTCGGCGAGGTGTCCGGCGACCTGGTCGCGATCCACGGGCAGGCGGATCAGTGGCGGCTGCTGCAGCCGGCCCGGCAGCGCGAGACGCTCGATACCTTTGCCGGTAAGGCGGTTCTGGTTCCGCTGCAGGAGTACGCGGCCGCGTACAAACGGCATCGTGCGGTCGAGGCCGAGCTGACCGAGCTGACCACCCGCGAGCGCGAACGGCTGGCCGAGGCGGATCTGCTGCGGTTCGGTCTGGACGAGGTCGCGAAGGCGGAGCCGCTGTCCGGCGAGGACACCGAGCTCGCGTCCGAGGAAGCACGTCTCGCGTACGCGGATGGTCTGCGTACGGCGGCCACCAACGCCGCGGCGGCGCTCGCTTCGGAGGATCTCGACGCGACCAGGCCGGGTGACGTACTCGGACTGCTCGCCCTGGCCAAGCAGGTCCTGGACGGGGAACGCGAGCACGACCCGAAGATCGCCGAGCTCGCCGACCGCGCCGGCGAACTCGGGTACCTGGCGGCCGATCTCGCCGGGGAACTGTCCGCGTACGCGACCGATGTGGACACCGATCCGGCCCGGCTGGCGGTGGTGAGTGAACGGCGCGCGTTGCTGAACACGCTGATTCGCAAGTACGGCGACACGCAGGGCACCGTCGACGAGGTACTGGAGTGGGCGAAGCGATCGGCGGCGCGGCTTGCCGAGCTGGACGGCAGTGACGAGCGGGTCGAGCTGCTCACCGCCGAGCTGGCCGAGCTGGACGCGACGTTGACGGAGCTCGGCCGGAAGATGCGGGACGCGCGGATCGAGGCGGCCGAGCGACTCGGGGTCGCGGTGTCGGCGGAGCTGACCGGGCTGGCGATGCCGCACGCGACGCTGTCGGTCGACGTGCACGAGACCGCGGCCGGCCCGTTCGGCATCGACGAGGTCGAGTTCTGCTTCGCGGCGAACCCGGGCAGCCCGGCCCGCCCGCTGCAGAAGGCGGCCTCCGGTGGTGAGTTGTCCCGGGTGATGCTCGCGCTCGAGGTGATCCTGTCCGACACGCATCCCGTACCGACGTTGGTGTTCGACGAGATCGACGCCGGGATCGGCGGCCGCGCGGCGGTCGAGGTCGGCAAGCGGCTGGCCAAGCTGGCGCAGAAGGCACAGGTGATCGTGGTGACGCACCTGCCGCAGGTGGCCGCGTTCGCGGACCGTCATGCGGTTGTGCTGAAGAGTGACGACGGCTCGGTGACGACCAGCGGTCTGGTCGCTCTGGACGACGACGCCCGGTTGAAGGAACTGTCCCGGATGATGGCCGGTCTGGAGAACTCCGATGCGGCGCAGGCGCACGCCGAGGAACTGCTCGCGCTGGCCGCGGAGCGCCACAAACCCAAGCGGAAAAGTCGTTCCAAAGGATGA
- the steA gene encoding putative cytokinetic ring protein SteA → MKLPSLRRARPTELPGVTGVVRLDRRTKNLTKRLKPGEIAVIDHVDLDRVSAEALVDCKVAGVVNVADSISGRYPNLGPEILVEAGIPLVDGVGREVFSILHEGERVRLDEGTLYRGQEVVAKGMSQDSQSVAELMDDARSGLSTQLEAFTANTLEYLRREKDLLLDGVGVPEIHTPMEAKHVLIVVRGYDYRDDLVALKPYIREYRPVLIGVDGGADALVENGYVPDLIVGDMDSVKDETLKSGAEVVVHAYRDGRAPGSERLERLGVESIEFPATGTSEDVAMLLADSKGASLIVAVGTHNSLVEFLDKGRSGMASTFITRLRVGAKLVDAKGVGRLYRSRVSTFQVVALIVAGLFAVGMAMIAIGADDVLWSILRARWSDFVYWIRELFT, encoded by the coding sequence ATGAAACTGCCCAGCCTGCGGAGAGCACGACCCACTGAACTGCCCGGTGTCACCGGCGTGGTCCGGCTGGATCGGCGTACCAAGAATCTCACCAAACGCCTCAAACCGGGCGAGATCGCGGTCATCGACCACGTCGATCTCGATCGGGTCAGCGCCGAGGCGCTGGTCGACTGCAAGGTCGCCGGGGTGGTGAACGTCGCCGACTCGATCAGCGGCCGCTACCCGAACCTAGGTCCGGAGATCCTGGTCGAGGCCGGGATTCCGCTGGTCGACGGGGTCGGCCGCGAGGTCTTCTCGATCCTGCACGAGGGCGAGCGGGTCCGGCTGGACGAAGGCACCCTGTACCGCGGCCAGGAAGTGGTCGCGAAGGGCATGAGCCAGGACAGCCAGTCGGTCGCCGAGCTGATGGACGATGCCCGATCGGGGCTTTCCACTCAGCTCGAGGCGTTCACCGCGAACACCCTGGAGTACCTGCGGCGCGAGAAGGACCTGCTGCTGGACGGCGTCGGCGTACCCGAGATCCACACGCCGATGGAGGCCAAGCACGTCCTGATCGTGGTTCGTGGGTACGACTACCGCGACGACCTGGTCGCCCTGAAGCCGTACATCCGGGAGTACCGGCCGGTGCTGATCGGTGTCGACGGTGGCGCGGACGCCCTGGTCGAGAACGGCTACGTACCGGACCTGATCGTCGGCGACATGGACTCGGTCAAGGACGAGACGCTGAAGAGCGGCGCCGAGGTGGTCGTGCACGCGTACCGGGACGGCCGCGCGCCCGGCTCGGAACGGCTGGAGCGGCTCGGGGTGGAGTCGATCGAGTTCCCGGCCACCGGCACCAGCGAGGACGTGGCGATGCTGCTGGCCGACTCCAAGGGTGCCTCGCTGATCGTCGCGGTCGGCACTCACAACTCGCTGGTGGAGTTCCTGGACAAGGGACGCTCCGGGATGGCGAGCACCTTCATCACCCGGTTGCGGGTCGGTGCCAAGCTGGTGGACGCCAAGGGCGTCGGCCGGCTGTACCGCAGCCGGGTCTCGACGTTCCAGGTTGTCGCGCTGATCGTGGCCGGCCTGTTCGCGGTCGGGATGGCGATGATCGCCATCGGTGCCGACGACGTGCTGTGGTCGATCCTGCGGGCGCGCTGGAGCGACTTCGTCTACTGGATCCGGGAGCTCTTCACGTGA
- a CDS encoding copper transporter, which translates to MIDFRYHIVSIVAIFFALGAGVVLGAGPLKGTGSELVAAQADKDRQQLADARAELVQVKALDKYRDDYVAKVTAGLTDGKLNNKKITLVTMPSADSDLSDSVQSELEKAGGTVSTKVSLDSKLFDTGQRQLVETLVQQLVTPDLDFPPNSTTYQRAGLLLARGVAAKEEGKSVDADSTKVISGLTGAKLLSLKPSPVKDRSSLIVLVAADPPSPAPDTSSYTDAVDFIKGLDMGSGGVVVAGTPASAGDGGLVKALRSDSDATKIVSSVDVADLPAGQMTVVFALAEQVTGKAGQYGAINAKNGVAPAAVQTKDN; encoded by the coding sequence GTGATCGACTTTCGCTATCACATCGTCTCGATCGTGGCGATCTTCTTCGCCCTGGGCGCCGGTGTGGTGCTCGGCGCCGGCCCGCTGAAGGGCACCGGCAGCGAACTGGTCGCGGCCCAGGCCGACAAGGACCGGCAGCAGCTCGCCGACGCGCGCGCCGAGCTGGTTCAGGTGAAGGCCCTGGACAAGTACCGCGACGACTACGTCGCCAAGGTGACCGCCGGGCTGACCGACGGCAAGCTGAACAACAAGAAGATCACCCTCGTCACGATGCCCAGCGCGGACAGCGACCTGAGCGACTCGGTTCAGAGCGAGCTGGAGAAGGCCGGTGGCACGGTCTCGACCAAGGTGTCGCTGGACTCGAAGCTGTTCGACACCGGGCAGCGGCAGCTGGTCGAGACCCTGGTCCAGCAGCTGGTGACGCCGGATCTGGACTTCCCGCCGAACAGCACGACGTACCAGCGGGCCGGGCTGTTGCTGGCCCGCGGCGTCGCGGCCAAGGAAGAGGGCAAGTCCGTGGACGCGGACTCGACCAAGGTGATCAGCGGGCTGACCGGCGCGAAGCTGCTGTCGCTGAAGCCGTCGCCGGTGAAGGACCGGTCCAGCCTGATCGTGCTGGTCGCTGCCGACCCGCCGTCGCCGGCGCCGGACACGTCGTCGTACACCGACGCGGTCGACTTCATCAAGGGCCTGGACATGGGCAGCGGTGGGGTAGTCGTCGCGGGTACGCCGGCCAGCGCGGGTGACGGCGGACTGGTCAAGGCCTTGCGGAGTGACTCCGACGCCACCAAGATCGTTTCCTCTGTGGACGTGGCCGATCTTCCCGCCGGCCAGATGACGGTTGTCTTCGCGCTGGCCGAGCAGGTCACCGGCAAGGCGGGGCAGTACGGCGCGATCAACGCGAAGAACGGCGTCGCGCCGGCAGCCGTACAGACGAAGGACAACTGA
- the murJ gene encoding murein biosynthesis integral membrane protein MurJ — translation MPSRGGRIARAALLVAVVTVFARVVGFGRWLVFSKTVGAGCLAEAYTTANQLPNILFEVVAGGALAGAVIPVLAGPVARGDRAAQGRIVGALLSWSFVLLAPVAVLAWVLAGQYTDTMLDPGAECAGSAATATRMLVIFVPQVFGYAVAVIATAVLQSHKRFAAGALAPLISSLVVVATYLVFAAVASDADTANRSATDLLAWGTTAGVLALALTVLVPMLLLRLPIKPTLRLDPGVGPVLRRLALAGLAVLVAQQLTFIVTTYLANHRGAAGSIAIYTWANAVYLLPYAVLAVPITTAVFPRLASAFESGERFDYYAATSTRAVLLAGGAGAALLVGTAVPVARIFAYDHGAVQEAKATSLGNGLIAFAPAAIGFAVLMHVGRVLYARHCGREVAVVTSAAWVVVALAGVVLTSYWDAVPALAAAMSVGMVIGAVVLLGVLRREAGPGVLAGSGRATLAGLAGAVLAGAASWAVALPAGNGGVGKALVFAVLSGLVTVVVYAGVAMAFDRNGTRALLRRETQ, via the coding sequence ATGCCCTCTAGGGGCGGTCGGATCGCCCGGGCCGCGTTGCTGGTTGCGGTAGTCACCGTTTTCGCACGGGTCGTCGGGTTCGGCCGGTGGCTGGTGTTCTCGAAGACCGTGGGTGCCGGCTGTCTGGCCGAGGCGTACACGACAGCGAACCAGTTGCCGAACATTCTGTTCGAGGTGGTTGCCGGTGGGGCGCTGGCGGGTGCTGTGATCCCGGTGCTGGCCGGTCCGGTGGCACGGGGCGATCGAGCAGCACAGGGGCGGATCGTCGGCGCGTTGCTGTCCTGGTCGTTCGTTCTGTTGGCACCGGTTGCCGTACTGGCTTGGGTGCTCGCTGGGCAGTACACCGACACGATGCTGGACCCGGGCGCGGAGTGCGCCGGTTCGGCTGCGACCGCGACGCGGATGCTGGTGATCTTCGTACCGCAGGTGTTCGGCTACGCCGTCGCAGTGATCGCTACGGCTGTTCTCCAGTCCCACAAGCGTTTCGCGGCCGGTGCACTGGCTCCACTGATCTCCAGTCTGGTCGTCGTCGCTACCTACCTGGTGTTCGCGGCAGTAGCCTCCGACGCCGACACTGCGAACCGTAGTGCCACTGACCTGCTCGCCTGGGGTACGACGGCCGGCGTGCTCGCGCTGGCACTCACAGTCCTGGTACCAATGCTCCTCCTGCGACTGCCGATCAAACCCACGCTGCGCTTGGACCCAGGCGTCGGCCCGGTACTGCGCCGGCTCGCACTTGCTGGTCTGGCAGTACTGGTCGCGCAGCAGCTCACCTTCATCGTCACCACGTACTTGGCGAACCACCGTGGCGCCGCCGGCAGCATCGCGATCTACACGTGGGCGAATGCGGTCTACCTACTGCCGTACGCCGTGCTTGCAGTTCCGATCACCACAGCGGTGTTCCCACGGCTCGCGTCTGCGTTCGAGTCAGGGGAGCGGTTCGACTACTACGCCGCAACGTCCACCCGTGCCGTACTGCTGGCTGGTGGTGCCGGGGCGGCTCTGCTGGTCGGTACGGCGGTACCGGTCGCGCGGATCTTCGCGTACGACCATGGCGCCGTACAGGAAGCCAAAGCCACTTCACTGGGCAATGGACTGATCGCCTTCGCGCCAGCAGCTATCGGGTTCGCCGTACTCATGCACGTCGGCCGAGTCCTGTACGCGCGGCACTGTGGTCGTGAGGTGGCTGTAGTGACGTCAGCAGCCTGGGTAGTGGTCGCACTGGCCGGTGTGGTGCTCACGTCGTACTGGGACGCAGTACCGGCACTGGCAGCCGCCATGTCGGTCGGCATGGTCATCGGTGCAGTAGTGCTGCTCGGCGTACTGCGAAGAGAAGCAGGACCTGGTGTACTCGCGGGGTCCGGTCGTGCGACGCTTGCCGGGTTGGCCGGCGCCGTACTGGCCGGAGCCGCGAGCTGGGCGGTCGCCCTGCCGGCTGGAAACGGCGGTGTGGGCAAGGCACTGGTGTTCGCGGTCCTCTCCGGCTTGGTCACTGTCGTCGTGTACGCCGGTGTCGCCATGGCCTTCGACCGGAACGGCACCCGTGCCCTACTACGACGGGAGACGCAATGA